Part of the Periplaneta americana isolate PAMFEO1 chromosome 4, P.americana_PAMFEO1_priV1, whole genome shotgun sequence genome is shown below.
aaataagaatataaaagttTTACTTGAAATAAACAGTTTACACAGCTTCAGTGTGTGAAGACAGTAACAACACAAATTACAAATGGAGAGCTCTATAAGTAGCGAGTTATAGAATTAGTCTAAGAGATGCAGTTAGTGTcaacaaatacacaaacgatcttgaatattaatgtgcaatgcttttttttttgtttgtttagtctgtaatgttttattaaataaaaaattttaaagatgcatttaaatgtataaaataacaaTGGGTTCTTttgcaataatattaaaataacagaaTTCTAGACTTCAACTACATTGAACatgttatattataattacatttCTTGAAATTATCTGTTGTGTAAATTATTTTGCAGTTAATTTGGACAAACGATTGTGGTACCTTAAAAAGTACTGTTAGAAGGTTCGAGTAAACCCATTCCTACTTTATTGCATTGTACAGTCCGGCTGCACAGCTCAGTCTGcttgaaaataaaacaagaaggATTAAAACTCTGAATTAtgacaacataaatggttaaaatATGTTTGGGAAATAAACTGACAAAAGATAAATGTTTAAAATGACACAAGCACATATTGCAGAGCATGACTGAATGTCCTGCACATAAATTGTTTTGCTATAAGTCAGTGAGGAATTGGTCTGCTCCAGCTCCAGGATAGGGTTTGCACGATCAATCTTGCTTCACTTTGGCCATGAGACAGGAATGCGCATTCTAAATAACACATGTCCACGGTCTCATACAATTCAAATATCAAACTGTAATACCCCCTGGATGAAATTCAGTGTGCAACACTTGCAGATGTCTTCTGCAGCTGGACTGGCCACAAGTTCATATGGGAAGCAAATAGTTTTAGGGTTAAAAATGACAATTTGAAATGAGGGCTGAGGAACACCGGGTTGAAGTGGACATCAAGCTAGCCGCAGCCTTTATctgttacatttaaaatatacattaaatgtTGCCCTGCCCCAATGTGGGGTATCATAAAAGTCTGTAAGATGCTTGCAGTGTCTAGGatttctcttccttctccttgtTGTACCTCTCGAGCTCCTTGAGGAACTGTGCTTTGGGCTTCATGACATTGGGGCGATCGCCCCGGCACTTGGGGCAAAACCACTTGCCTTTGGGCTTGGTTGCAAGAGACACGCATGAGAAATGGAACCACTCGATGGGGCACAGATCGTTGTCACAGAGGATCATTTCTCCAAACGAAATCTGGTCACAAAGGCAATAGGTGGGCTCGTCGGGGTCGATGGCCAGCTCGTCCTCGTGTGGGGGCGAGTCCTCTCGCGCCTGCGCCTGCACCACCTGCTGCTGCGACTGCCGCGACTTGCGTTTCTTCTTCTTGCCAGTGTTGCCACCCTTCTTCCGCTCGCCACCACTGCTGCCGCCCGCACCCGTTGTTCCCGATGCCGTTCCCGAACTGCTGCCTCCTCTGGTGGTCGCCGTCTCGGGTGGGGGAAGCAGCTCTGCGGTGCTGCTGGTGTCCAGGCCTGCCGTCAGCTGCTCGGTGCGTGTGCGTCGAGCACGCTTGGACTGGCGCTCTCCGCCACCAGACCCACTACCCCCGCCACCACTCGAGTTGCCCAaggtatggtggtggtggtgatgatggtggtggtgatggtggtggtggttctcTCGATTGGGCTCAGTGTTCTCCTGGTCCTTCGTGAAGTCTGCAAACCGATCAGACAGATGACACCAACCTGCGAGATATCACGGTCCTTCAGCATAACAAATGCATAAGGCGGGAGAGGATAAAGGGTACATGTCTGAATGACGTAGCTAGTAACTGTTACTCACGGGACAGTATAATCTAATTGCTTCCAAAAGCTAGGAGGGAAAATTGTTCAGTGTGTGATGTAGCTATACAGTAGAGAGAAGAAAAGTTCAGAAACTTGGAGCTTGACAGTACATCAATGCTacaatttacaaactgttgttgggcatacttacatattttaattcttttgtttctggctgaaTAGAAGGGAAgacacgaattaaaaaaaaaaaactatgaagaaAGCACTCAAACCTTTTAGTgaataataaatgtttatttgaattctGATGTTACTTGATTCGTGTTGCTAATTTCGAATCAATCAGTTGAATTATGAGCTTATGCTTGAATGCAATTACGAaacggttttttccgaggtttctcccaaccataaggcaaatatcagtctatggcgaatcctcagtctcatctcgctatcaccaatctcatcaacactaaataacttagtagttgatgcagagtcgttaaataacaaaagtttaaaaaaagctATGTCATGTTACTTGGATTGCAAATATAACACTCGAATAAGATTCCACTCAACTTTCTTCTATCTGTGCTATTTTCTCGAACTAGGGAAAAAAACTTGCGCCTCATAGAATCTTTTTCCAAAAATCTGCAAGATGAATACCAAATAAAAGAATGGAGGCTTACCCAGATTGCGGTAGTCTAGCTCCAGCTGTCGCGCCTTGTTTTCGATCAGGTCCTGGATCGTCTGCACGATCTGCAGTTTCTCATCGCCGACCTCCTGTGCGGCGATTAGCGTCTGCTGTATGCGCAGCAAGATACGTCGCTTTGTGGCCAGGTCGCAATCGCGCCGTGACGACTCCTGCTGTTGCTCCACCTCCTTTAAGAATGCTACACACAACATCAACTCTGTCAAACTTTCGAGGAACAGCCTCGAGGTTTCTACTTAATGGTCAGTTCATTTCTACGCTACTTTGTCAGGACCGTCTTAACAGCATTATAGGCCCCTCTGGCAAAGCAATGCACTGGGCCCTGCCTACACAATCACTCacaaaagtaaaattgtaaattatctataaaataaaccTATGTTTATCCTCCAACAAAATCAGTgttttcacattaaaaaaaacatgataTACAGCGAAGATTAATCACTACAAAGGCTTATACAATACATTAGCCCTgaactttaaaaacaaaaatttcaacataaaaatggTATTTGTTTGGTATGGCATACTGACAGATAACACAGGCGAACATTATGAAATTACCATGAATTATTATTGATCAAGTGTTCAACGCAAACATTTCCGAAATTTCTTTACAGAGAACTCCTTTAATTAGTTTGAAGTCAAATGGTCTTCAGGGTTTCAGACATGCAAACTCTCCACTACCTACAAGTCGTCATTTTTCTCCAACCGAGTTAGCAGATTTGAATATTGTGGCGGGTGATTGGAAAATGAGTGTTAAATTTTGGTCTGTGCACAGATTAGCATGAGGCCACTGTGCTCGTGGGACCCCCAGGCAACTGCCGATCGTGTCCACGCGTTAAGACAACACTGCCCTTTGGTAATTCTCAAGTGGCAAATTTACTCAATTTTGTCCCTTGATGTCAAGCATAGCTATGATCACTGTCCGTTCTTCCTTTTATTCTTTGAAGTaacaatatgcaatttatgtttcaattaggattaaaaaagaaagcaaaatattcACCAAATACGTACCTTGGTATGTGACATCTAACTCTCTCATTCGTGAAAGATGTCTCTGTAAATCATCCGGGAGATTTTCAACACAGTCAAGATAATTCTCTACGTATGTAGCTGAATATAACGCTTCCACAGCAGCTTGGTTCAGCATAATTGCTTTCTGGTCAAAATACCAAATTAGTATGTTTACATTAAATTAGTTTTATCGTGATAAATATGTGGATTGACCTTGTAATTTTGAATTCCGCATACACATGTATCACTTAATTTAAAATAACCTGTAAAAAcgtcacacacacatacacatatacacacatccCACTACATAAACAGCGACATGTTTGTTGCCATGATCGCTAGCGCAATCTATGGATATAATATGAATTCCATTATAATGAGTAGATTCTGtgctgttttata
Proteins encoded:
- the LOC138698721 gene encoding inhibitor of growth protein 1 isoform X1 is translated as MLNQAAVEALYSATYVENYLDCVENLPDDLQRHLSRMRELDVTYQAFLKEVEQQQESSRRDCDLATKRRILLRIQQTLIAAQEVGDEKLQIVQTIQDLIENKARQLELDYRNLGWCHLSDRFADFTKDQENTEPNRENHHHHHHHHHHHHHHTLGNSSGGGGSGSGGGERQSKRARRTRTEQLTAGLDTSSTAELLPPPETATTRGGSSSGTASGTTGAGGSSGGERKKGGNTGKKKKRKSRQSQQQVVQAQAREDSPPHEDELAIDPDEPTYCLCDQISFGEMILCDNDLCPIEWFHFSCVSLATKPKGKWFCPKCRGDRPNVMKPKAQFLKELERYNKEKEEKS
- the LOC138698721 gene encoding inhibitor of growth protein 1 isoform X2; protein product: MLNQAAVEALYSATYVENYLDCVENLPDDLQRHLSRMRELDVTYQAFLKEVEQQQESSRRDCDLATKRRILLRIQQTLIAAQEVGDEKLQIVQTIQDLIENKARQLELDYRNLDFTKDQENTEPNRENHHHHHHHHHHHHHHTLGNSSGGGGSGSGGGERQSKRARRTRTEQLTAGLDTSSTAELLPPPETATTRGGSSSGTASGTTGAGGSSGGERKKGGNTGKKKKRKSRQSQQQVVQAQAREDSPPHEDELAIDPDEPTYCLCDQISFGEMILCDNDLCPIEWFHFSCVSLATKPKGKWFCPKCRGDRPNVMKPKAQFLKELERYNKEKEEKS